From a region of the Candidatus Acidiferrales bacterium genome:
- a CDS encoding M28 family peptidase produces the protein MNLTEQTPRGGTFVVVLSLYAAVICLAAFRAQPPPPKPADGPTNAFSATRAKDILKQLLGNGAPHPVGSAADSTVRDGIVAQLTQLGYQSRVQDSFVCGEFGQCAEVKNVEARLDGSEPGAVLVSAHYDSVPAGPGASDDGAGTVSVLEIARALKASPPLRHPVVFLLDEGEEAGLFGAVAFVQDDPWAKEVRADVNMDNRGTSGPTAMFETGNANQWVIRLFAKSVHHADGTSLSYTVYKSLPNDTDFTIFKHAGYQGLNFAFINDVAHYHTPLDNYDNASAASIQEEGESGLEAVRALANSDLNFGPPSDAVYAGLFGWKTIWWPARETAGLAILALVLLLIEAAVLVRRGKMRMKAYAIGLFGWPSILAVSAVIGVVLQWFLRKAGAIPSNWVAHSAPLLVAFWALGFAAAAIVGVLFARLAGFWGLWSGIWIWWAIVALVLGISAPGLSYFFVVPSVTAAIFGLAILFAGRDNGGLIAVGTIIPAVVAAIAGFGMLWFLYVALGNVFLAGIAVSVALIAAPLAPFAGAISAGNRWKFPLLTVLAVAIGAIAALFAPHFSATSPEGLNLQYHLDADANQAEWLAYPSSGRLPPAFRKAASFARTKTATYPWDASTPYAASAPLLNLPAPELTVRSVTPSQGKYEYDVFLKSPRGAPRIILGFPPNADVESVFAFGHSIPPLDSRMLRYTHGWHLYGDVDVPADGLEMKFTSPSAAPVEALLIDESYGLPPQGAFLANARPDTAVANNSGDAVTVTRHVTLKP, from the coding sequence GTGAACCTCACGGAGCAAACCCCGCGCGGCGGTACGTTTGTAGTCGTTCTGTCGCTATATGCCGCAGTGATCTGTTTGGCGGCATTTCGCGCGCAGCCTCCTCCGCCAAAGCCTGCTGATGGTCCGACGAACGCATTCTCCGCCACGCGCGCGAAAGACATATTGAAACAGCTTCTTGGCAACGGCGCGCCGCATCCCGTGGGCAGCGCTGCGGACAGTACTGTGCGCGATGGCATCGTCGCGCAATTAACTCAGTTGGGTTATCAATCCCGCGTTCAAGATAGCTTCGTCTGCGGCGAATTTGGTCAATGCGCCGAAGTGAAGAATGTGGAGGCGCGTCTCGATGGGAGCGAGCCGGGAGCTGTTCTCGTTTCCGCGCATTACGATTCGGTGCCCGCGGGACCGGGAGCGTCGGATGACGGCGCTGGGACGGTTTCTGTGCTCGAGATTGCACGCGCTCTAAAGGCGTCTCCGCCGCTTCGCCATCCTGTCGTTTTTCTCCTCGACGAAGGCGAAGAAGCCGGTTTGTTCGGCGCGGTTGCTTTTGTTCAGGACGATCCGTGGGCGAAAGAAGTTCGCGCCGACGTCAACATGGACAATCGCGGGACCTCCGGGCCCACGGCGATGTTTGAGACAGGAAATGCCAATCAATGGGTGATTCGCCTCTTTGCGAAATCCGTTCACCACGCGGATGGCACATCGCTTTCATATACGGTCTATAAGAGCCTGCCGAACGATACGGATTTCACGATTTTCAAGCATGCGGGCTATCAGGGACTGAATTTTGCGTTTATCAACGACGTCGCGCACTATCACACGCCGCTCGACAACTATGACAATGCCAGCGCCGCGAGCATTCAGGAAGAAGGAGAGAGTGGACTCGAAGCCGTTCGCGCGCTTGCGAATTCGGATTTGAATTTCGGACCGCCGTCCGATGCCGTTTATGCCGGTTTATTTGGGTGGAAGACCATTTGGTGGCCCGCACGCGAGACTGCCGGTCTGGCGATTTTGGCGCTTGTGCTCTTGCTTATCGAAGCCGCTGTGCTCGTGCGGCGCGGAAAGATGCGGATGAAAGCCTATGCGATTGGGCTTTTCGGCTGGCCATCGATTCTCGCCGTCAGCGCGGTGATCGGCGTGGTATTGCAATGGTTCCTGCGCAAAGCGGGCGCGATTCCATCGAACTGGGTTGCGCATTCTGCGCCACTCCTCGTTGCCTTTTGGGCATTGGGATTCGCCGCTGCGGCGATTGTGGGAGTTTTGTTTGCGCGTCTCGCGGGATTCTGGGGACTTTGGAGCGGCATCTGGATTTGGTGGGCCATTGTTGCTCTTGTGCTGGGAATTTCGGCGCCTGGCTTGAGTTATTTTTTTGTTGTGCCATCCGTGACCGCGGCAATTTTCGGATTGGCCATATTGTTTGCGGGGCGCGACAACGGAGGGTTGATCGCTGTTGGCACGATCATTCCAGCCGTCGTTGCGGCGATCGCGGGCTTTGGGATGCTTTGGTTTTTGTACGTCGCGCTGGGCAATGTGTTCCTGGCGGGGATTGCAGTATCCGTTGCTCTAATTGCCGCGCCGCTGGCTCCATTTGCCGGAGCCATCTCCGCCGGGAATCGCTGGAAGTTCCCATTGCTGACGGTTTTGGCGGTGGCGATCGGAGCCATCGCCGCTTTGTTCGCGCCGCATTTTTCCGCGACTTCCCCCGAGGGACTCAATCTGCAATATCATCTGGACGCAGATGCAAATCAGGCGGAGTGGCTGGCCTATCCAAGTTCCGGCCGTTTGCCACCGGCTTTCAGGAAAGCAGCGTCATTCGCGCGCACAAAAACAGCGACTTATCCGTGGGACGCGAGCACGCCATACGCTGCCAGCGCGCCCTTGCTGAACTTGCCCGCGCCGGAACTGACGGTTCGCAGCGTCACACCCTCGCAGGGTAAATACGAATACGACGTGTTTTTGAAATCCCCGAGAGGCGCGCCGCGAATTATTTTGGGTTTTCCGCCGAATGCGGATGTCGAATCTGTTTTTGCCTTCGGACATTCCATTCCGCCACTCGATAGCCGGATGCTTCGCTACACGCACGGCTGGCATTTATATGGCGATGTCGACGTTCCGGCGGATGGGCTAGAGATGAAGTTTACGTCGCCGAGCGCAGCGCCCGTCGAAGCGCTGCTCATCGACGAGAGTTATGGTCTTCCGCCGCAGGGAGCGTTCCTGGCAAATGCTCGGCCAGATACCGCAGTGGCAAATAACAGTGGCGATGCGGTGACGGTCACGCGTCATGTCACATTGAAGCCATAA
- a CDS encoding acetyl ornithine aminotransferase family protein, translating into MKKAENWKLPCLATSLPGPKAKKLVNQDAKFVSPSYTRSYPLVAKTGRGAVIEDVDGNRFLDFAAGIAVVATGHCHPEVVAAIQKQAGELIHMSGTDFYYENMVTLAEKLATIAPGKDSKRVYFGNSGTEALEAAMKLARYHTKREKFIAFYGSFHGRTMGSLSLTSSKSIQRKGFGSLIGGVMHMPFPNAYRTPGESADAATAECLEFLEDQIFHRLADPSDVAAIFIEPIQGEGGYVPAPAKFLQELQRICRKHGILLVADEVQCGMGRTGKWWASEHAQIEPDIVCVAKGIASGMPLCATIASANIMNWPPGAHASTFGGNPICIAASLATIDLIEKQYMQNAHRVGKFITAKMADWRDRYRIVGDVRGPGLMIGVEIVRDQKTKERAPDLRNKIVDLAFYKGLLILGAGDNTIRIAPPLLIDEEQAEHALRILGECIAEVQKKA; encoded by the coding sequence ATGAAGAAAGCCGAGAATTGGAAGTTGCCTTGCCTTGCCACTTCTTTGCCGGGACCTAAGGCAAAGAAGCTCGTCAATCAGGACGCGAAATTCGTTTCCCCGTCGTACACGCGAAGTTATCCGCTCGTTGCCAAGACTGGCCGAGGCGCGGTAATCGAAGACGTTGACGGCAATCGTTTTCTCGACTTTGCCGCGGGGATAGCTGTCGTCGCTACGGGCCATTGCCATCCGGAGGTGGTCGCTGCGATTCAGAAGCAAGCCGGCGAATTGATCCACATGTCGGGGACAGATTTTTATTACGAGAACATGGTGACGCTGGCCGAGAAACTGGCAACGATTGCTCCGGGGAAAGACTCGAAACGCGTTTATTTCGGCAATTCCGGCACGGAAGCGCTCGAAGCAGCAATGAAACTTGCGCGGTATCACACGAAGCGCGAAAAATTCATCGCCTTTTACGGTTCTTTCCACGGGCGAACGATGGGATCGCTCTCGCTGACGTCGAGCAAATCCATCCAGCGCAAAGGATTTGGGTCGCTCATCGGCGGCGTGATGCACATGCCCTTTCCCAATGCCTATCGCACTCCCGGAGAAAGCGCCGATGCAGCAACGGCGGAATGCCTGGAGTTCCTCGAGGATCAGATCTTTCATCGTCTCGCGGATCCTTCCGACGTAGCCGCGATTTTCATCGAGCCTATTCAGGGCGAGGGCGGGTACGTTCCGGCTCCGGCGAAGTTTTTGCAGGAGCTGCAGCGAATCTGCCGCAAGCACGGAATTTTGCTGGTTGCCGACGAAGTTCAATGCGGCATGGGACGCACCGGAAAATGGTGGGCTTCGGAACATGCGCAAATCGAGCCGGATATTGTTTGCGTGGCGAAAGGAATCGCTTCCGGCATGCCGCTCTGCGCGACGATTGCCAGTGCGAACATCATGAACTGGCCTCCGGGAGCGCACGCGTCCACATTTGGCGGCAATCCGATCTGCATTGCGGCTTCGCTCGCCACGATTGACCTGATCGAGAAGCAATACATGCAGAATGCACACCGCGTGGGCAAGTTCATCACGGCGAAGATGGCGGATTGGCGCGATCGGTATAGGATCGTCGGAGATGTGCGCGGTCCTGGCTTGATGATCGGCGTCGAAATCGTGCGCGACCAGAAGACCAAGGAAAGGGCGCCCGATTTGCGCAACAAAATCGTTGACCTTGCTTTTTACAAGGGGCTGCTGATTCTTGGAGCCGGTGACAACACGATTCGGATCGCTCCGCCGCTCTTGATTGACGAGGAACAAGCGGAGCATGCTCTTCGCATTCTTGGCGAATGCATCGCCGAGGTGCAGAAGAAAGCATAG
- a CDS encoding S9 family peptidase translates to MKIRSLPIAIAILCLASSAVFGQGGGASNTSASQVLTPQQALNMRRISDLRFSPDGMRLAFTLAEPPKGTDNPHHIWILDVATRQMRQYTFSDKSDDSPRWSPDGKFLAFLSSREENQQIYLMPLSGGDAYPITEGKRSISSFEWSADGKQIAFLAPDEPTAAQQKKEKDKDDAIVVDHQDKNNRLWLLDVATKKAHAVTAANWEVRQLEWTPQGESIIVSATDHPESENDTNRIFAVDVSTGKMSLLFAPVGPFGNILVSPDGKQFLYAGARVDGPEPHDIYVRSIDTPASDASRNLTAAGLDRPSFEFQWRPDGNVMAVAQTGFRTTLYSIAMDGSAKPIDNAEPNPHSFAVSSSGELAFVGQSATQPPEIYLSANGGAPERVTHLNASWDSITLAKPQFFHYKSFDGLSIEGELLRPLNSTGNSPKPTVILVHGGPTGAWSDNIDIWGQLLAAHGFAVAYFNIRGSTGYGEKFVEMNRADWGGADFKDVMAGVDHLVAQGVADPNRLGIGGWSYGGYMAEWAITQTNRFKASVSGAGMVDLIAEFETENGPSYDKWFWGLPYDQQEVMLKHSPYLYLKNAHTPILILQGINDTTDPLGQSTGLYRGLKFYGAPAELVEYPRENHGFHEEKHELDRLNRIVAWYEEYLK, encoded by the coding sequence ATGAAAATTCGTTCACTTCCCATTGCAATCGCGATTCTATGCCTCGCGAGCTCCGCCGTCTTCGGCCAGGGAGGCGGCGCCAGCAACACATCGGCGAGCCAGGTCCTGACGCCGCAGCAGGCTCTGAACATGCGTCGCATTTCGGATTTGCGATTTTCTCCGGACGGCATGCGCCTGGCATTCACGCTCGCCGAACCTCCCAAAGGCACCGACAATCCCCACCATATCTGGATACTGGATGTGGCGACCCGGCAAATGCGTCAGTACACATTCTCGGACAAGTCCGATGATTCGCCGCGATGGTCGCCCGACGGCAAGTTTCTGGCGTTTCTTTCCAGCCGCGAAGAAAATCAGCAAATTTATCTCATGCCTTTAAGCGGTGGCGATGCGTACCCGATTACCGAAGGCAAGCGCAGCATCAGTTCGTTTGAATGGTCGGCAGATGGAAAGCAAATCGCCTTCCTCGCTCCCGACGAGCCGACAGCCGCACAACAGAAGAAAGAAAAAGACAAAGACGATGCGATTGTCGTCGATCATCAAGACAAGAATAATCGTCTCTGGCTTCTGGATGTCGCGACAAAGAAGGCTCACGCGGTTACCGCTGCGAATTGGGAAGTTCGGCAGTTGGAATGGACGCCTCAAGGTGAAAGCATCATCGTCTCCGCGACGGATCATCCGGAATCGGAAAACGATACCAACCGCATCTTCGCCGTCGATGTTTCGACGGGAAAAATGTCTCTGTTGTTCGCTCCCGTAGGACCGTTCGGAAACATTCTCGTTTCGCCAGACGGAAAGCAATTCCTATATGCAGGCGCGCGCGTTGATGGTCCAGAGCCACACGACATCTATGTGCGTTCGATTGACACTCCAGCTTCCGACGCGAGTCGTAATCTCACCGCCGCGGGGCTAGATCGCCCTTCGTTCGAATTTCAATGGCGGCCCGACGGCAACGTGATGGCCGTTGCCCAAACAGGGTTCAGGACAACGCTTTATTCCATCGCCATGGATGGCTCAGCGAAGCCCATCGACAATGCCGAGCCGAACCCGCACAGCTTTGCCGTTTCATCTTCCGGGGAGCTTGCATTTGTCGGTCAATCTGCCACGCAGCCGCCAGAAATCTATCTTTCCGCAAACGGCGGCGCACCGGAACGCGTCACCCATTTGAATGCAAGCTGGGATTCCATCACGCTCGCAAAACCGCAGTTTTTCCATTACAAGAGCTTCGATGGCCTCTCGATCGAAGGAGAACTTCTGCGCCCGCTCAATTCCACCGGAAATTCGCCGAAGCCTACGGTGATTCTGGTTCACGGCGGGCCGACAGGCGCATGGTCCGACAACATCGACATCTGGGGACAGTTGCTCGCGGCGCATGGCTTCGCTGTCGCTTACTTCAATATTCGCGGCTCGACGGGCTACGGCGAGAAATTTGTGGAGATGAACCGAGCGGATTGGGGCGGCGCCGATTTCAAGGACGTAATGGCCGGCGTGGATCACTTGGTCGCGCAAGGCGTCGCCGATCCGAATCGCCTCGGCATCGGCGGATGGTCCTACGGCGGTTACATGGCGGAATGGGCCATCACGCAGACCAATCGCTTCAAGGCGTCCGTTTCCGGCGCCGGCATGGTGGACCTGATCGCCGAATTCGAAACGGAAAATGGCCCGTCGTACGATAAATGGTTCTGGGGCCTTCCCTACGATCAACAGGAAGTGATGCTGAAGCACTCACCCTATCTGTATTTGAAAAACGCGCACACGCCGATTCTGATTCTTCAAGGCATCAACGACACGACCGATCCGCTCGGCCAGAGCACGGGCCTTTATCGCGGATTGAAATTTTACGGCGCTCCAGCAGAGCTGGTGGAATATCCGCGCGAAAATCACGGATTCCACGAAGAAAAGCACGAACTCGACCGCCTCAACCGCATCGTCGCCTGGTACGAGGAGTATCTGAAATAG
- the cysS gene encoding cysteine--tRNA ligase: MGEILLHNTLTNRKEPFTPLRPAEVRMYTCGPTVYDYAHIGNYRTFVFQDILRRFLKSRGFRMNHVMNLTDVDDRIIQNAAEKGISIFDYTAQYIQAFKDDMNALSCETPEHLIRATDCIDDMVALIEKLEAKGMTYRSDGSIYYRIAKFPDYGKLSKIDLSGIQAGARVETDRYEKDDARDFALWKAPKPGEHFWETRIGPGRPGWHIECSAMAMKYLGETLDIHTGGVDLAFPHHENEIAQSEAATGHPFVRYWLHAEHLIIDGEKMSKSLGNFYTLRDLLKKGNKPSTVRYLLASVPYRRQLNFTADSIQQAASSVERLRNFVARLQEGKFPPGNHPAMQKRAQEAIANFEAGLVDDLNTAVALAAIFDLVRDVNTAMDRGEFRQQDAPYVLTAMKKFDQIFSVLEDNDASKLRSLGFKSASEEMTPEEIDALVAERQQARKQRNFKRADEIRQELADRGILLEDTRDGGIRWKKK, from the coding sequence ATGGGCGAAATTCTGCTCCACAACACGCTGACGAATCGAAAGGAGCCGTTTACACCTCTTCGTCCAGCCGAAGTACGCATGTACACGTGCGGCCCGACGGTCTACGACTACGCGCACATCGGAAATTACCGAACTTTTGTCTTTCAGGATATTTTGCGGCGATTCTTGAAATCGCGCGGCTTCCGAATGAATCACGTCATGAACCTCACCGACGTCGATGACCGCATCATTCAAAACGCCGCGGAAAAGGGAATCAGCATCTTCGATTACACCGCTCAGTATATTCAGGCGTTCAAGGACGATATGAACGCACTGAGCTGCGAGACGCCGGAGCATCTTATTCGCGCCACCGATTGCATCGACGACATGGTCGCGCTGATCGAAAAACTCGAAGCCAAGGGCATGACCTACCGAAGCGACGGCTCGATTTACTATCGCATCGCGAAATTTCCGGACTACGGCAAGCTCTCCAAGATTGATTTGAGCGGCATTCAAGCCGGCGCGCGCGTAGAAACGGATCGCTACGAGAAAGACGATGCGCGGGATTTTGCATTGTGGAAGGCACCGAAGCCCGGCGAGCATTTTTGGGAGACGCGTATTGGCCCGGGCCGCCCCGGCTGGCATATCGAATGCTCAGCGATGGCCATGAAGTATCTGGGGGAAACGCTGGATATTCACACGGGCGGCGTTGATCTCGCGTTTCCTCACCACGAAAACGAAATCGCGCAAAGCGAAGCTGCCACTGGGCATCCCTTCGTCCGCTATTGGCTGCATGCCGAGCACTTGATTATTGATGGCGAGAAAATGTCCAAGTCGCTCGGCAATTTCTATACGCTGCGCGACCTGCTGAAAAAAGGCAATAAACCGTCCACAGTGCGCTATCTGCTTGCGTCTGTGCCTTATCGACGGCAGCTCAACTTTACGGCGGACAGCATCCAGCAGGCAGCGAGCTCGGTTGAAAGGCTGCGCAACTTCGTGGCGCGGCTTCAGGAAGGCAAATTTCCGCCGGGTAATCATCCGGCGATGCAGAAACGCGCGCAGGAAGCCATTGCAAATTTCGAAGCCGGGCTTGTGGATGATCTGAACACTGCGGTCGCGCTGGCGGCGATTTTTGATTTAGTGCGCGATGTGAACACGGCCATGGATCGCGGCGAATTCCGGCAGCAGGATGCGCCGTACGTTCTGACGGCGATGAAGAAATTCGATCAGATTTTCTCCGTGCTCGAAGACAACGACGCAAGTAAGCTACGCTCTCTCGGTTTCAAATCGGCCAGCGAGGAAATGACGCCCGAGGAAATCGATGCGCTTGTAGCAGAGCGGCAGCAGGCGCGCAAGCAGCGGAACTTCAAGCGCGCCGATGAAATCCGCCAGGAACTTGCGGACCGTGGTATTCTTTTGGAAGATACCCGCGATGGCGGGATTCGCTGGAAGAAGAAGTGA
- a CDS encoding methyltransferase domain-containing protein codes for MNPDTAADVLCNLDKGALPFRDSVFDEVHATHLIEHVDNIIKTVEEFHRVTRAGGMIVLITPHYTDFSSFCDPTHKWHLNSFSFRYFYSEGIHGHDHWYSRVRLRQRRLRVRLLQLWRYLGFEFLVNHSLRFRRFWEFYLCYVVRGKVMEFELEVIK; via the coding sequence ATGAATCCCGATACCGCGGCCGACGTCCTGTGTAATTTGGATAAGGGAGCGCTGCCGTTTCGCGACAGTGTGTTTGACGAGGTTCATGCGACGCATCTGATCGAACACGTCGACAATATTATTAAGACGGTTGAGGAATTCCATCGTGTCACGCGCGCGGGCGGGATGATCGTCCTCATCACGCCGCACTACACGGATTTCAGTTCTTTTTGCGATCCAACCCATAAGTGGCATTTGAATAGTTTTTCGTTTAGATATTTTTACTCCGAGGGAATCCACGGCCACGATCACTGGTATTCTCGCGTGCGCCTAAGGCAGCGGCGACTCCGCGTGCGGCTGTTGCAGTTGTGGCGGTATCTCGGGTTCGAATTTCTGGTGAACCATTCCCTGCGCTTCCGGCGATTTTGGGAATTTTATCTTTGTTATGTTGTTCGCGGTAAGGTAATGGAATTTGAGTTGGAGGTGATCAAGTAG
- the galT gene encoding galactose-1-phosphate uridylyltransferase — protein MPELRKDPITGRWVIISSDRGKRPTDFVREPVQMKGGSFCPFCPGNEGKTPPEILAYGRNGCGKDTPGWTVRVVPNKFPALGIEGDADREGEGLFDRMNGIGAHEVIIETPDHQSTLATLPEKCLEEVLWAYRDRVLDLKNDRRFRYILLFKNHGEAAGASLEHTHSQLIALPIVPKRVREEVDNSRRYFDVKERCIFCDMIRQELETGTRVILGNDQFIALAPYAPRFPFETWILPRQHSSSFENQSSPVYASLAKLFHEFLARLDAVLNRPAYNYVIHTSPIGEEINDHYHWHVEMMPKLTRVAGFEWGTGFYINPTPPEEAARFLREAQI, from the coding sequence TTGCCTGAGTTACGCAAGGATCCGATTACGGGGCGCTGGGTGATTATTTCGAGCGATCGCGGGAAGCGCCCCACAGATTTCGTTCGCGAACCCGTTCAGATGAAGGGCGGTTCGTTCTGCCCATTTTGCCCGGGAAACGAAGGGAAGACGCCCCCAGAGATTCTGGCCTATGGCCGCAATGGATGCGGAAAGGACACTCCCGGCTGGACCGTCCGAGTCGTGCCCAACAAATTTCCTGCCCTGGGGATTGAAGGCGATGCCGATCGCGAAGGCGAAGGCCTGTTTGATCGCATGAACGGAATCGGCGCGCATGAAGTCATTATCGAAACGCCGGATCATCAGAGCACACTTGCGACGCTTCCCGAGAAATGCCTCGAGGAAGTTCTGTGGGCCTATCGAGATCGCGTCTTAGACTTAAAAAACGACCGACGCTTCCGCTACATTTTGCTTTTCAAAAATCACGGCGAAGCGGCGGGCGCTTCTCTTGAACATACGCACTCTCAGCTCATCGCTCTGCCCATCGTTCCCAAGCGCGTCCGGGAAGAAGTCGATAACTCGCGGCGGTATTTTGACGTCAAGGAGCGCTGTATCTTCTGCGACATGATCCGCCAGGAGCTGGAAACCGGCACGCGCGTGATTTTGGGCAATGATCAATTCATCGCCCTCGCGCCTTACGCGCCGCGCTTTCCGTTTGAGACGTGGATTCTGCCACGCCAGCACAGCTCGTCATTTGAGAATCAGTCGAGTCCCGTTTATGCCAGCCTTGCGAAACTGTTCCATGAATTCCTCGCGCGTCTCGATGCCGTTCTGAACCGGCCAGCATACAATTATGTGATTCACACGTCTCCGATCGGCGAGGAAATCAACGATCATTATCATTGGCATGTGGAAATGATGCCGAAGCTCACGCGCGTGGCTGGTTTTGAATGGGGAACCGGTTTTTATATCAATCCCACGCCACCAGAAGAAGCAGCGCGCTTTTTGCGCGAGGCGCAGATTTGA
- a CDS encoding YraN family protein: MPLFSRAVFGVMQFAARKGLAESRIGESMKERARRTGIHGETYAYWYLRRHGYVFVARNYRVPEDKGEIDLVGYDGSVLAFVEVKTRIGTEERSVQPEFAVTSQKRQHIERVAKRFLRERRLLESPWRFDLVAIESREGRPPVVRLHKNAFAAGSQ; this comes from the coding sequence GTGCCGCTGTTTTCGCGCGCTGTATTTGGGGTTATGCAATTTGCTGCCCGAAAGGGACTGGCGGAATCGCGCATCGGCGAATCGATGAAAGAGCGCGCCCGCCGCACTGGGATCCACGGTGAGACATACGCGTATTGGTACCTGCGGCGCCACGGCTATGTTTTCGTCGCACGGAATTACAGGGTTCCGGAAGACAAAGGTGAAATTGATCTCGTAGGTTACGACGGCTCAGTCCTTGCTTTTGTCGAAGTGAAGACGCGAATTGGAACGGAAGAGCGCTCGGTGCAGCCTGAATTCGCCGTGACTTCTCAGAAGCGTCAGCACATCGAGCGCGTGGCAAAGCGATTTCTCCGAGAGCGCCGCTTGCTTGAGTCGCCTTGGCGATTCGATTTGGTGGCGATTGAGAGCCGCGAGGGGCGTCCACCCGTGGTTCGTTTGCACAAGAATGCTTTTGCGGCAGGAAGCCAGTGA